Genomic window (Deinococcus reticulitermitis):
CTGTTTGGCCGGGTCGGGCACCTGGTCGAGGCCAGTCGGCACGCCCTGCTCGGAGTTCTGGTGGACGACCTCCTCGGTGGCCGAGCGGTCGGCGGCCGTCGAGGGACCGCCCTGCATGTTGGGGTCGAGATTGGTGTTCGCGCCGTGCGTTTCGGTGGCGCTGCCGTCGTAGGTTTCGCTCGTGCCGGGGGTGCTGCTCGGTTTGCCTTCGCCCATGTGAGGTGCCTCCTGAGGTGAACTGCGTCCAATTGTGGCGCTCCGCCTGAACATCGGGGTGTGCCGCGCTTGAGGCGGGGCTTAGGCTCGGCGCAACCCCATCCGCCTCACTCCGTCACCAGCCTGCCGTAAATCTGGTCCAGCGTGAGAGATTCGCCCAGGCACGGCACGAGCACCTCGCCCTGACCACGGAGTTCGCGCATCTGCCACTCGCCCCCCTCGCCGCGTTCATAGGCCACCACGTAGCGCTCGGTCTGCGAGACGATCAGGCAGGTCTGGAGGGAAGGCAGGTCCGTGTAGGCGCGGTCCTTGTCGCGGCGGCCGTTGGAGGCCGTCGTGGGCGAGAGCACTTCGACGAGCAGGCAGGGCAACGTCTCGTAATACTCGCTGGGCGCGTCCACGTCGCAGACCAGCATCACATCCGGGTAAAAAAAGCTGTTGCTGCGCGGGATATGAAGCTGGACCCCTTCCTGATACAGGTGGCAGCCCTGGGCTTCGGCGTGGGGGTACAGCGCCACGGCGATATTCAGGCAAATCCGCGCGTGCGTCCCGGTTGACCCCGCTTGGGCGTGCAGCGGATACACGAAACCGCCGACGTACTCGTGCTTGAGGTCGCCGTCGCGCTCGCGCCGGAGGTACTCGGCCACCGACATGGCTTGGGGAGCGGGGTCGGTCATGAAGGAAGTGTAGAGCTTGACCTACGCGGGCGCCCCGGCTCCGGCGCGGCGCACCTCAGCGAATCTCGAAGCGGATTTCCTGCGGCGCGGGCGTGAACTCGGGAGCTCTGCGCTCGCCCCCGCCGACGCGCAGATTTAGAAGCCGCAACCCTCCCAGGTCCTCAGGGGCGATGCGGTAGTTGCCTCTTGGAAACTTGCCGATGATGGCGCGGAACTCCCCAGCGTAGCTCTCACCCGGGGCCAGCGTCTTCAGGGGCGGAATGTCGGTGGTGCAGCCGTAGTTGCTCTGCCCGGGTGGTTGCGGGACCTCGCCGCTGCTGGCCTCCGCCACATTCCAGATGAACGAGCAGTGGAAGGGATCGGAGAACTCTACCGGCTGCGCCGCCCGGTTGGTGTAGGTCACGCTCAGCGGGTAGAACTCCTGCCGAGTGACCCAGGCAGGGGCCGTGAGTCTGACCTCGATTTCGCCCGCCCGGAAGGTCTGGGATATGCCCCCCTCGGCGACTTTGGGGCCGCAGCCGGTCAGGGCGAGCGCCGCGAGGGAGAACGCGGCTCCTCTGAGCTTCTGCATGGGTCAGGCCTCTGCGCCCTGGCCTTGCGGTTGCGGCTCGGCGGGCGGGTCGAACCCGTCGCGCGCCCGCTCCACCAGCGTCAGGATGTCGTAGGTCGCCACGAGTTGCCCGTGCTGGTTGGTGATCTCGGAGCGCCACTCCACCACGCCGGTCGGGCGCGTTTCGCCGGGGCGCAGCTCCTTGCGAATCTTGCGCTTGCAGGTCAGCCGGGTGCGGATGGTGTCGCCGATGCCGACGGGCTCGATAAAACGCAGGCTTTCCAGGCCGTAATTTGCCAGCACCGGCCCCGGCGCGGCGGAGACGAACTGCCCGGCGGCGGCGGAGATCAGGAAGTACCCGTGCGCCACCCGCTTGCCGAAGATGCCTTCTTTGGCGCCGATCTCGTCGACGTGGGCGTAGAAGTGGTCACCGGTCAGCCCCGCGAAGTTCACGATGTCGGCTTCCGTCACCGTGCGGCGGTGGGTGAGCAGGCTGTCGCCGGGCTGAATCTCGTCGAAGGACTTGCGGAAGGGATGAATCACGTCCTCTTGCACCTCGGCGCCAGGAACGTATTCGCGCGTGACCGCCATAAGCGTCGTCGGGTCGGCCTGCACCGCCACCTTGTTCATGTGGTGCTTCACCCCCGCGATGCCCGCGAGTTCCTCACCGCCGCCCGCGCGTCCGGGGCCGCCGTGCTTGAGCTGCGGCAGCGGGCTGCCGTGGCCGGTGCTTTCCCCCGCGT
Coding sequences:
- a CDS encoding Uma2 family endonuclease translates to MTDPAPQAMSVAEYLRRERDGDLKHEYVGGFVYPLHAQAGSTGTHARICLNIAVALYPHAEAQGCHLYQEGVQLHIPRSNSFFYPDVMLVCDVDAPSEYYETLPCLLVEVLSPTTASNGRRDKDRAYTDLPSLQTCLIVSQTERYVVAYERGEGGEWQMRELRGQGEVLVPCLGESLTLDQIYGRLVTE